In Halostagnicola kamekurae, a single genomic region encodes these proteins:
- a CDS encoding SWIM zinc finger family protein, which yields MAVAKTTGLEILDDRDGRALTTPMTVIEDTGIVRDADGMFEVTSASGREYIVDIDAPADARCSCDDQKHRRPDGGCKHIRRVLFAIGAKPIPSWVDPNAVDDQLGAFVSSGNPVWSE from the coding sequence ATGGCGGTTGCGAAGACTACCGGCCTCGAGATCCTTGATGATCGCGACGGCCGCGCGCTCACGACCCCTATGACTGTGATCGAGGACACCGGGATCGTTCGCGACGCCGACGGCATGTTCGAAGTCACGAGCGCAAGCGGGCGCGAGTACATCGTCGATATCGACGCCCCGGCAGACGCTCGATGCAGCTGTGACGATCAAAAACACCGACGCCCAGACGGCGGTTGCAAGCACATTCGTCGGGTTCTGTTCGCCATCGGGGCGAAACCAATCCCGTCGTGGGTCGATCCCAACGCCGTCGACGACCAGTTAGGCGCGTTCGTTTCCTCCGGAAACCCGGTGTGGTCCGAATGA